The stretch of DNA GcacccacagcctcctccctggcacagcaccgtgaggagcagaaaaggcctcgACACCGTGTCAGCGCTGCTCAGCGATAACTGAAACATCCCTGCGTTATCaacgctgttttcagcacaaatccaaagcacagtcCCAGACCAGCTACGATCAAGGAAATCCACTCTGTCACAGCCCAGAGCAGCACACCCGGCcagctgctgggatggggacTACAGCTGCCCGCATGCCACTGGCGGTGGAGGACTACACCCCCCCGGCaagccccagggcagggagtACAGCTCCCAGCACGCTGTGGAGTACGGCCCCACCAGCCGGAGGCCAGCcggccctgctgctggcccaggAGGCATCAGCCGATGCGATGCGGGGGCTGGCCCCGCACCTCCTCACCCTCCCGCCACCCAtcctgcctggggcaggagcgcccagggcagcaccaccgatgacttcagaaaaatatattccaacAAGCTGGAGAACGGTGACAGAGGTTTGTCAAGTTGtcagttgtttgctttttaaagggaGGAGCTGGAAGTAACTGGAAGACGCTCCGATCTAGCAAGTCCGTCCAAACTCCCCACCAGATGTGGAGGAAGAGGCCAAGATGGCCGGTGCCCAAGAGAAGAGGCTTCCTCCTGCTGAGGCAGCCCGAGAGGCGTAATGAGTTTTATCTGTTCTCAGGCACAAGCAACTTCCAGACAAAAGGCTTCAAGGACCTTGAATCTGACGATTGAATAGGCAACATAGCTAAATTGCCTCCATCCTGGCTATGTCTGCCTGGGGCCATGGATGCCTCCGGAAGGCTTCTGCCCCTGCGCTGGGGCATCAGACGTGGTGAGGCACAGCAGCGGCTTGGCATCTCACCCAGCCTTTCGTTCTGCTTGCAGCCCAGCTAGTCCCTACCCAGCCCTGCTGGCGCATCAATGTTCGGGACCAAGGGAAAGAGCTTTCCTGGCCAGGACAAAGGGAGAGGTGGGTGCAGAGGTGCTTTGTagggcagtgctgggagctgcaaAGGAGGAATGAGTGTGCCTGACGCCCCCTGCCCATCAGGAgaccctgctgctcctcagggGTGGCAGTGCCCAAGGAGAGGCcgctggctgcctgctgccgGCCCTCGGAGGCCCTGGGACACACAGAAAGGCACGGGGAGCTCCCTGGGTGCCATGAGATGGCACCACAATCCTGCATGGTAAAAAGGAAATGGTATATTTCAATGTGGGCAAAGTCAGGTCTCCACAGACTCagggcttttcaggaaaaagtagCCTGCAGGGGATTGACTGACTGACCCAACCTCCTTTAGCACTGTTAAGCCTGCCTGGGCTCTGGAAACATCGCTGCCACCACCTGCATGGAGTCCCCGTGGAGGCCGGGCAAGGTGTGGGTGCCCAAGAGCAGCAGCTCgggcttccctccctcctatGCGTAACCTGCTTTCTGGCCCCTATAGCATGCGTTATGCCAGCTCAGGTGTGTGGAGAGGAGCTTTTGGAGGTGTCCCCATCTCACCTCAGCTTCACCCCTCCTTTCTAACCAGGAGGTGTTGAATAAATGGCTCGGGAGCCCAGGCACAGCTTTGGCACAGTCAGCCTATGCACCTGGAAGGCTGCCCCCCATAACTTCCCTCTCCCCCGGCACGGGTCCTGCCTGGGGTTTCAGTGTCCCCACGGCACACGGTGGTGCCTGCACAGCTCTGGCCTGGGCACCCCGCAGTGCCCGGGCTGTGCGAGCCTCCAGATGCTTCCCCCTTCAGGTCTGCTCCCCTGGGTGCCCAGCActactcttcctcctcctccctcctctctccccagcgATAATCCCCTGCCCAGCAGGGATCTGCAGCCCTCTTTCCTGCACTGGCCTTTCCCTGCCCCACCAACACTCACCCACTGCCCAGTGCAGCTTTCACAGCCACCAAGAAGAGACCCACAGTGTCAGACACAGTGGTTTGCAGATGGAGCTTTATGGAACAGAAGGAAGCACTGGTGTTAGCGGCCTGGCTGGCCGGCACTGGTGCTCGTCATGCTGGAGGAGGCTCTTGCTGGACCCCTCTCTCGGAATATTCTGTGCCCGAGAAGCTCTCCTGGGACTATGCCAACGTGGACTGCATCGGCTTCCCCAGAGCTGCGGAGTGGAATACAAAGCTCTGTAGTCTTGTATGCACAGATTGGGGCAGAGCAACACTACAAGGCTAGACAGGATACGTGTGGTGGGATCTGCTGCTGCCCGGAGAGAGAAGCCCCCATGGTCCCTGTAATGCaatcccagcctgctgctctccacGCCACGAGGGCTGCCAGGAAGACACCCTCTTTGCCCAGGGGCTGCGGGGAGtcgaagggagggagggagggtgctGCCGGGCAGGGGCAAACACGGGGCATGTTTAGAGATCCTTAGCTGGGGGAATCCTCCTGGGGAAAGGCTCCTACCGCAGCAAGGACAAAGCCTCACATCTCGACctgcctctcccctctcccagtcACCCCCACGGTCCCATTCAACCCCACAGACTGCTCAGGGCCAGCTGTGCTTGGGGCTGCAGAGAGGCACCTGGCATCGAGGACTGACCCATGCCATTCCCATGGCATGAGATAGGAGAGGACGCTGTCCGTGTCCAGCCCCGTCGCGCCGGGACTTCCTTCCCCCGCCCACAGCTGGGTCACCAGCCTGGCCCAGCTGGCCTGGGTCTGCCCCGAACCTGGCTCACACTCACCTTTTCAGAGCTGAGGACTCCCAAAGGCAAAGCCTCCACTTGTGCTCTGGGCTCTCCTCAGGATCCACGGAGGGCTCTTCTCTGCCCTCTCCCCACCACTCTGCAGTGCCACAAATGCAGGAGGCctgcacagagagagaggggtGAGCACAGGAGATGTTgctgggcagcagggaaggcGCCTCGAGCTGTGACGGCCCCACACAAGGACAGTCAGCCCCCACGCTCCTCGGGTTTGGGGACCGTCCCACCCTGGCTCCCTGGCAGGAAAGCAATGCTTGTTTCCTAATTGTTTTTCCCTGCCTGTGGTACCTGGGCCTCCACTGGTCTCGCTCTTCTTGCCAAGGCTTCTTGGGTGCCACTTTTGGCCCTTGCCTTCTGCTGGTACTTCTTGCGCAAGGAGTCCCAGAGCTTGCATCGTTCCTCCTCTGTGCACACGCGGGACTGTGCCTGCAGGACCACGGCAATGCCAtagcaggcagggctggtgcaATTTTagctctccccctccctcctgccccttcttctCAGCATCTCCACCAGCCCCGGTTCCCTCACAGCCCTCTCAGGCCTGACTGCAGAGCCTTTTTGCAATGACCCCTGAGACAAGTGACCATGGGACTGAAAGCGACCCAGATGCCTGCTATCCCAAAGAAGCCTGGCAGTGCCATCGTCATCAGAAACACCGCCAATCAAGCCTTGGGGTGTTTCTGGAGATGACACAAGTGAAGGCTGCCTTCTAAGTGGACAGAACAACCCGCGGCCTCTCGAGAAAGCCATGGGAGAAGTGCTTCAGCCTTCAGCTGAGCACACGGTAGGGGGTCTTGCAAGACGTGACATCCATATAACATTGCTTTTCTACAGGCGGCTATGACGCCGTCCCTCCAGGAGCTCACGTACCGGTCgtgccctcctcttccctggccTAGCAGGGGGTGCAGGCTGGAGTCCAGCTTCCCGCAGCTGTTGGCTGCTGCGTTCCTCTTTCCGCGAGCGATGCCACCGCAGCACTGCCAGCTCGCTGCAGAAACACAGTAGGAGGAGGTGGTGTGAGCGCGGGCAGACTGCTCTCCAGCCGGGGCTCCCAAGCTGGGCGCCCACCGCAGCCGCTGAAGGCGGCTCTGCCGAGAGGCGGGTGCCAGGAAAAGCGCCTCTCTGCCCGGGTGCTtcggggggcaggaggaagggcactgcaggagaggaagcACTGCCCGCCTCTGGAGAGATTTACCACTTGAGCTTGTCCTGCAGATCCACCTCCTCGTCCCACTGCCCGCTGCGCTTGCGCTCAACCTGCCCCAGGATGCACGTCACCACCTCCTGCAGGGACCGGTGTGTCCGTGGGGACAAGCTCCTGCAACAGCAAGGACAAAGTTTCTCTGACCCTCCTGCCTCTTCCTGCACCCAGACCCACACATACATGGCCCCATTCGGCCCCACAGCCCCTTTGAGGCAGGAGGAGTTTCAAGCCCTGCTTTGCTCCCTGCTGTCGGGCTCTAGCCCAGCTCATTCCCATGGCTGGAGAAATCTCTGGGCACGCTCTGCGGCCCCTTGGCTCTCAGGGGTTGGCTTCCCTGACCCACTGCCGGTggctcaccaccaccacccccctgccccaggccctggctgGAGCTGGTGCACTCTTACCGCTTAGGGGGAACAGTGTCATCCTCGTGGACTGTGGGTGGACCTTCGCTATCCCCTTCCCACTCCTGCATCGTCATCATTTCCAGGAGGTCGAGGCTGGACTCCTCCGTCTCTGTGCTCGTCAGGTCGCTGGCTGATAATTCGTCAGAGGAACTGGATTCCTGCACAGGAAGAGACTCTCATGCAACGGCCCCACACCCGGAGGGTGCTGCTTCCCAGCGTGCAAACCCCCAGACCACTTCTGGCAGGGACCCTAGTGCGATGGGGAAAACCAGGAGCAGGACCTCAGCACACCCTTGGGGTGACGCCTGCTTGTCACCAGGGTTTCACTACAACCCCCTGGCACCCCTCTTGCTCAGGAAAGGCAGCCGTCACCCGCCCAGCTCCGCTGCAGCAACGCTGCTATGACGGCTGGGGTGCTGGAGGTACCGTGCAATCTCAGCCCCACCTGGAGGAGAAAGTGCTCTTTCTCGGCACAAATTCAAAATACCTGGCTCCTCTGTGTCTCCTTTTCTCGCTCAGCTTTCGCCTCGGGCGTCTCCTTTTGTCTCTTGGCCTTCAATTCAGTTGCTGGTGGGGTTTGCCCTCGACTTGTTTTTGCCTTCGCcagctcctttttcttcttttcctcttcacccAAGAATTTCCTGATGTGTTTTGGAAGCCTCTCCTTGCTCTGCAAGTGGTTATTCTGCAGGGCGACCAAAATGCAACAGCAGGCAGCGTTAGTCTGCCCTGCAGAGGGCTGAGCTCTTCTCATTCCCGCCCTCCCTTCTGCCCCTTCTCTTCTGCCTATCTATCCACATCGGTTTGCTCCCGGGCTTCTGCAGGCTCCACCCAAGAGCCCGTCTCCAGTAAGAGGGAGCTAAGTGACTCCTGGGAGAATCGGCAGGCATGGAGCGAGGCCTCTCTACAGCCCGCTACGACACactcactgcagcagcctgtgtCAGGTACCTTTTCTCTGCTCTCAATCGTTCTGGCAATGAAGTCGACTGTTCTGGGTTGAACCAGAGGAATTACTTTCTCTTTCGCCTCTATTTCCTTCAAGGAGCTCCCCTGGATGGgcggcagctgcctgcaaagaCACAACAGGGTGCGTTGGCAGGAGCGCAGGAGGAGCTGCTTCTGCGTCTTGTGCTTCCGAGTGGCGcacctgcttctgcagcagcatgcGCTCTGCTTGCCGCCTTGTGATCAAGTGCGCAGAGACAGAGAAGACCCCCCAGGCTGTCAGGCTCAGATGTGCCCAACAGCCCCGCTGTAACTCAGGATGCCCAGGTCTAGGCCCTCTCTTGCTGGACCAATGAGAGGAACAGCGTCCTATGCCCGGAGATACCGCTCCGCCCTCCGGGTCAGCGCACTGAAGTCTGCTCAGTGGTCCAAATCCAGAGTGCTCACGGGCTGGACAGGCAGGTTgggtgctggggatgcagcgTCAAAAAGGGGGAGGACACGACCCCATGTGAAAAGCAATCGTGCCACTGAGCTCTCCTGGGCCCTTCCCTTTTGCAAGGCCATAAGCCTGGTGTTAGCATAGAAGAGGCTTCTGGTTAATCAGAGGAACCCTCTGCAGAACCTAACTGCAGAACACTATTCTCAGCCAACAGAAAGGTCGGGGTCATTTCCATCTGAAGGGAAAGCCACACAGGCCTTCCGCTCCTGGAGTGAGCATTGGCAGTTAGTTCCTCAACAGATCTGCACGCTAGGAGCAAGGAAAGAAACGATGCTGCCAGCAGCGTCCCAAGGAGCTACGAGAGGCTTGCCATGCACCAAGAAACCATGAGTTAGTGGAACGTGGGATAACCACGCGTTGAGGTCATCTAGCCTCTGTGTCCAGGAGAAGCGCCTCgctcccagagaggtgggagcaCGGGGTCACCCTCATCGCGTTGTGCAAGTGTCTCACCTGGCACGAGGCTCACTCCTCTCAGTTTTGTGACTCTGCTCTGACTTCACAGTCACTGCAGGTAACCGCTGTGGGGAAAGCCTTGCTCGGTGGAGGAGGCGCTTCTCAGCAAGAGCCTCTAGAGAGAGGAAATGAGACGATTCTTCAGAACATTAACCTGGTGTTGGTCGGGGAACTGGGTGCCTCTCATGTCCCAGTTGCAACGAGAGCAACGTGCAGGTCTGCTCAGGCCTGTGGTAACACTGCTGAAGGTGGTCCTTTTCACCCCTTTGGATGAAAGCCGTGTTTcctgggacagcagcagggtCAGAGCCTTGCACCGtttgcagcacaggctggggagcgGAGGCCTCCGGGAAGGGGCCCGTCAGCAGTCCCAGTGGCCGTTTGTGGGGCAGGGCTGTCCTGAGGCCTTGTTCCACCATGGGTCGCTGGAGTTTTACCGTCATGGGTACAGAGAGTCACAGGAAGTGCCTCTCCCTCTTCCAGGCATCCTGGGTAGCCTCCGCCCTAATCCCCTGCAGACACGGAGGAAGGAAAACCTACAGCCCCCTGCCAGCAACCCGCTGGTCCCTTACCTTTCTTTCCAGTGCCTTCAccttttccccagccctgctctggggtggCCTTCACGGGTGCGCTCAGCTCCACTTTTGCTGTTGGCGTTTTAGGCACGGTCTCAAGCTTGTAcctggaaagaggaagaaagcaccGGGCTGAAGAAAGGACACCGCGTGGTTTCCCACGACAGCCCAACCACGAGGACCATAGCAGGAACTCCAGTGCCTGGAGGGGCAGGCGACGCCCCGTCGGCCCGTGCCAGTGTTTCCATCCTCCCTCTGAGAATGGTCGTCTTCCCACAAAACTCCCTTGCTGCTTCTGGGGAAAATGAGACCTCTCCTACTCCTAGTGCACGTGGCAAGCAGACTAATCTCTAGATTGCGAATCTTGTCCTCCAAGTTTTTTGTAGAGCCTCACAGATTCCTGCTCTTAAGGAgtcacctccctcccctcagTCGTCGATGGCACTGCACAGCAATGTTGGTACcagacagagctctgcagaatCCCACCAGACGCAAGCTCCCGTTTGGACCCCTCTGCCCCTTGGCCCCAAGCAGAAGGCACTCTCATGCATGGGAACGAGAAAGAGCTGGAGAAGCCTGCTGGAAAATGTTGCCTAAATGCCTCTCTTGGGCCACAGTAGGACAGAGGCATAAAGCGTTGTCGCTGTCCCGTCTTCCTCCAAATGAAGTCAAGCTGAACGAGAGCAAGCAGGGAGCTCCCTGCCAACGAGGCCTCTGAAACACTCCCTCCTCAATGCCATCACGAGTACAGTTCTCAGTGCCCGGCAAGGCAGGCGTCCCAAGCACGAGGTGAGAAGCTGCTCGCCTGCTCCgccaagggctgcaggagcaaaCATACCGTGGTAGGACGATAACACGTCCAGAAGaggtct from Phalacrocorax aristotelis unplaced genomic scaffold, bGulAri2.1 scaffold_57, whole genome shotgun sequence encodes:
- the LOC142050930 gene encoding uncharacterized protein LOC142050930 is translated as MAGVSPSVGNPLLVRRHIHPTHPGEAEVTPGAGSCSRHRAAPEELLCSEEEKAERGSATALGLVKGTRGRGGEQRGGGFLQEARTPLASHLLQLLTWSKGGTKMADDRFLRPHLCPTIKKLKSSEFAKIWASSSWYLSQQLALHQAVRIPGLGTFVVVRQRVASKEKGLVVVERPVFHLANTLARDHDLRYGCVDIPGHQHFEQLPYARIASDNAVSEGTVQLCMERTIFLLHACLEKSKNVALIWSDVGMLIIEGKDMSEALEFLLWSSWLGCRGKPRGVLSSARCFLPLSRYKLETVPKTPTAKVELSAPVKATPEQGWGKGEGTGKKEALAEKRLLHRARLSPQRLPAVTVKSEQSHKTERSEPRARQLPPIQGSSLKEIEAKEKVIPLVQPRTVDFIARTIESREKNNHLQSKERLPKHIRKFLGEEEKKKKELAKAKTSRGQTPPATELKAKRQKETPEAKAEREKETQRSQESSSSDELSASDLTSTETEESSLDLLEMMTMQEWEGDSEGPPTVHEDDTVPPKRSLSPRTHRSLQEVVTCILGQVERKRSGQWDEEVDLQDKLKCELAVLRWHRSRKEERSSQQLREAGLQPAPPARPGKRRARPAQSRVCTEEERCKLWDSLRKKYQQKARAKSGTQEALARRARPVEAQASCICGTAEWWGEGREEPSVDPEESPEHKWRLCLWESSALKSSGEADAVHVGIVPGELLGHRIFRERGPARASSSMTSTSAGQPGR